In the Methanothermobacter sp. genome, one interval contains:
- the frhD gene encoding coenzyme F420-reducing hydrogenase, FrhD protein, producing MPYDAEILVVGCGNILFKDDGFGPEVIKALEEYFRDKEKPENVMFIDAGTGGPHFVFSLPHEQWKKMIVVDVVEFNAEPGTLRKFEVTEIPKGSYENMHTWPVSQPLHELSEKIDVVVIGCKPEEISAPNVEMGLTPPVKKAIPRAIQMILEEIGVSK from the coding sequence ATGCCATACGACGCTGAGATTCTAGTGGTGGGCTGTGGAAACATCCTTTTCAAGGACGATGGATTCGGCCCAGAGGTTATCAAGGCCCTTGAAGAATACTTCAGGGATAAGGAAAAACCAGAAAATGTAATGTTCATAGACGCTGGAACTGGCGGTCCACACTTTGTCTTCTCACTCCCACATGAACAGTGGAAGAAGATGATAGTTGTGGACGTTGTTGAATTCAATGCAGAACCCGGAACCCTCAGAAAATTCGAGGTAACTGAGATTCCAAAGGGATCCTATGAGAATATGCACACATGGCCAGTGAGCCAGCCCCTCCATGAACTCAGTGAAAAAATTGACGTTGTGGTAATTGGGTGTAAACCCGAGGAGATATCAGCTCCCAATGTGGAAATGGGCCTCACACCCCCGGTAAAGAAGGCTATTCCCAGGGCCATTCAGATGATCTTAGAGGAGATTGGGGTTTCTAAATGA